In Clupea harengus chromosome 1, Ch_v2.0.2, whole genome shotgun sequence, one DNA window encodes the following:
- the LOC105894944 gene encoding golgin subfamily A member 4 isoform X1 has product MWHLSPVRTGLVCLCSGVCVAVFVSVSLRRWQESQLGQPKKSNQKKKRKDTQPSQDSGPSCPTETNGAQAANHKASQNSCDRCTRIGASAASSSSACGSSSKTSSSSSSTSRSSSSKASISIGRGKIRSAGKSSSVGGSLGRVTEASVSLSGSEPGVSEQHRGGESEGIIQNPTYEPASTLPQDRTSRLDTRTGIESGYSSLEKAGPDAPPPHQQLLTQSDGCDSAQERSQVIGQFERENAGSSSSSSSSPTTWPEDVEKRHVCKKQEPDCSNASSSRFSATRDRRSKSLDRRGSDPTSTPDLINLKKGWMTRLGEDGQWKKHWFVLTDQSLRFYRDSVAEAAADLDGEINMSTCYDVTDFPVQRNFGFQIHTKEGLFTLCAMTSGIRQNWIQVMKKNIRPSINPDVTRKKICLKLSPEKHSCAIPRFVGKRGSVPVAAEKRSHVRERRREGRYKTYDWSEFCLNHLRKEESGATAQSLQDSSSPPIFSPPSSSLSTASSSCSAIAQPISDCTQEGAGVGDETPTNSSPVVDILLPPPTFSLTEPEESERKSGQGLQSDSSHSQRADEERGMLNFDLTEDRKVGMEDEKGDNEWETLQNTPIPSSALLSSSSTSSSSSSLPTSSVQTDSIEREGELQVLRSEMEAERGKGLAQREESQQCEDRLRAELADREQKQKEAESMLQEAESRLRELQSSLERAESALQEREKASGELRSRLEAMAGRLRSSEEAEEQKEQRLKKHLLLLQESQERERRSLGASLELAEQRGQELEERLKRQEAHWAAELQRRSAELEGRRTELDRRCGELAAQLEESDAEVGRLRERLQGEETLYYDLEHNYERVREEMECAKGREQSCEERCRHLLERKECELQEMLVKMAALGNSLEETEQRLKQAQEERRLCVSCCGPTAEPQEPPSNLNTPCPSVLPRAFTGADVRPKVRRGSTVSPSEGTPSAAAGEESDKVISVIQALESKLSDTEERLREIKLHLQHQQEHSSIQIPSQHLQHQQPAPHHRSASGTSTWNPSSLGLSLSKSFTEDDGANANTNADSVFQRGPDGEGVTGQRGGKGPVPDELVSALALVLSKMASALEHQRGELQGRLSELRQDAHKQRSVHGNTRAAHLLFHMNNLGSPTSRGAVESAGEISNACVRAELAYVTHALLTDTLHEEPGRDSLEDECSWGGTGGKPSPTGGQVSGLSDLSPPELTPYQGLEDELHQEDTEPQCTGEEGLVAEHHAQAQALHRLSLQLQTEETRTTTDSTLTPDVLKEALLHGQLIYVAWRARAGVQREVGALRSQYERVVSECQTVCGSMETLFQEQAERYEGRLREESHALDHALSQLEKEREGRTAAESSARQRAEEVQKLEVEFREKLQELQEIHEEEMGCLHGYYAQATTPSRAGQENGREKVGVVSIADLKERINELEEEVSSLKDELRNREERRGDSKAQEANHQRDLESLKTTFECGISSMEESHRRVLEDLRRQHHREVERLKEERDNLLQEETSATISAIEAMRKAHVAELEKTQRRQHSRANTDEELHCLDRELEVLSEQYSHKCLENRQLSRAIEAERQALNISQRENQELQTQNQGLKKRLAAEITHVRSYTNGECRDTTDTHIKDLYQLEVTLRVREAEIQHLKQEISSLKDELHVSTRHSEELYSELKEFKSQKDTSKVQGDCLSVSERFDLMKSRSSPEFWKESSGMHTRDGLSPEEKMKLFESMEL; this is encoded by the exons ATGTGGCACTTGTCTCCGGTGCGTACTGgacttgtgtgtctctgttctggcgtgtgtgtggctgtgtttgtgtctgtgtcattgaGAAGATGGCAGGAGAGTCAACTTGGTCAACCCAAGAAATCcaatcagaagaagaagaggaaagacacGCAACCCTCACAG GATTCAGGTCCTTCTTGCCCGACTGAAACTAATGGGGCCcaggcagccaatcacaaaGCCAGTCAGAACAGCTGTGATAGATGTACCAGAATTGGTGCCAGTGCCGCTAGCAGCTCTAGTGCTTGTGGGAGCAGCAGTAAAactagcagtagcagcagcagcaccagcaggagcagcagcagcaaagctagcattagcattggcAGAGGTAAGATCAGAAGTGCTGGTAAAAGTAGCAGCGTTGGCGGGAGCCTTGGCAGAGTCACAGAGGCGAGCGTGTCACTGAGCGGCTCAGAGCCTGGAGTATCAGAGCAGcacagagggggggagagtgaggggaTCATCCAGAACCCCACCTACGAGCCCGCCTCCACCCTGCCCCAGGACCGCACCAGCCGTCTGG ACACAAGAACTGGCATAGAGAGTGGTTATTCCTCTTTGGAGAAAGCTGGACCAGATGCACCTCCCCCACACCAGCAACTCCTCACCCAGTCAGATGGCTGTGACTCCGCCCAAGA AAGGTCGCAGGTCATTGGTCAGTTTGAGAGGGAAAATGCtggttcatcttcatcatcttcctcttctcccacCACATGGCCGGAAGATGTTGAGAAACGTCATGTCTGCAAAAAACAG GAACCCGACTGCTCCAATGCCAGTTCCTCACGCTTCTCTGCCACCAGAGACCGACGCTCCAAGTCATTGGACCGCAGAGGGTCAGACCCCACCTCCACA CCTGACCTCATCAATCTCAAGAAAGGCTGGATGACTAGACTGGGTGAAGATGGCCAA TGGAAGAAGCACTGGTTTGTTCTGACCGACCAGAGTCTGCGATTCTACAGAGACTCAGTTGCtgaggcg GCCGCTGACCTGGATGGGGAGATCAACATGTCCACTTGTTATGATGTCACAGACTTTCCTGTGCAAAGGAACTTTGGCTTCCAGATTCAT ACTAAAGAGGGACTGTTTacactctgtgcaatgacatcTGGGATACGGCAGAACTGGATCCAGGTGATGAAGAAGAACATACGCCCTTCCATCAACCCTGATGTAACAAG GAAAAAAATCTGTCTGAAACTTTCCCCAGAGAAACACAG CTGCGCAATACCAAGATTTGTTGGAAAAAGAGGCTCTGTTCCTGTagcagcagagaagaggagccaTGTCCGTGAGCGGCGGAGAGAGGGGCGCTACAAAACCTACGACTGGTCAGAGTTCTGCTTGAACCATCTCAGAAAGGAGGAGTCAGGCGCCACAGCACAAAGTCTTCAagactcctcctctcctcccatcttttcACCTCCCtcgtcctccctctccaccgcctcctcctcatgctccgccatagcccagccaatcagcgACTGCACACAGGAAGGGGCGGGGGTTGGTGACGAGACCCCAACCAATAGCAGCCCAGTAGTGGACATCCTGCTTCCTCCACCAACCTTCAGCCTCACTGAGCCAGAAGAGtctgagaggaagagtggacaGGGTCTCCAGAGTGACAGCTCTCACAGCCAGAGGGCTGATGAGGAGAGGGGAATGCTGAACTTTGACCTCACTGAGGACAGGAAGGTCGGCATGGAGGATGAAAAGGGAGATAATGAGTGGGAGACTTTACAG AACACTCCCATCCCTTCTTCAGCCCTTCTCTCGTCTTCATCcacatcttcttcttcctcctccttgccTACATCCTCTGTGCAGACAGACTCAATAGAGCGTGAGGGCGAGCTTCAGGTCTTGCGCAGCGAGATGGAGGCGGAGCGTGGGAAGGGCCTGGCTCAGAGGGAGGAGTCTCAGCAGTGTGAAGACCGCCTCCGGGCTGAGCTGGCCGACAGAgagcagaaacagaaagaggcgGAGTCTATGCTGCAGGAGGCCGAGTCCCGGCTTCGGGAGCTCCAGTCTTCCTTGGAGAGGGCGGAGTCGGCACTGCAGGAGCGCGAGAAGGCCAGCGGGGAGCTCCGGTCCCGTCTGGAGGCTATGGCGGGGCGCCTGAGGTCCTCGGAGGAAGCGGAGGAGCAGAAGGAGCAGCGTCTGAAGAagcacctgctgctgctgcaggagagcCAGGAGCGCGAGCGCCGCAGCCTGGGCGCCAGCCTGGAGCTGGCCGAGCAGCGGGGGCAGGAACTGGAGGAGCGTCTGAAACGGCAGGAGGCGCACTGGGCCGCTGAGCTGCAGAGGAGGAGCGCCGAGCTGGAGGGGAGGCGCACCGAGCTGGACAGGAGGTGTGGTGAGCTGGCGGCTCAGCTGGAGGAGTCGGACGCGGAGGTTGGGCGCCTGCGTGAGCGTCTGCAGGGTGAGGAGACGCTCTACTACGACCTGGAGCACAACTACGAGCGCGTGCGGGAAGAGATGGAGTGCGCCAAGGGCCGAGAGCAGAGCTGCGAGGAGCGCTGCCGCCACCTGCTGGAGCGGAAGGAGTGTGAACTGCAGGAGATGCTGGTGAAGATGGCGGCGCTGGGGAACAGCCTGGAAGAGACGGAGCAGCGGCTGAAGCaggcacaggaggagaggcGCCTCTGCGTATCTTGCTGCGGGCCCACTGCAGAACCGCAGGAGCCCCCCTCAAACCTCAACACTCCCTGCCCGTCTGTGCTGCCACGCGCCTTCACAGGGGCCGATGTCAGGCCGAAGGTGAGGAGAGGTAGCACAGTGTCACCTTCTGAGGGCACGCCATCGGCAGCAGCGGGAGAGGAGTCGGACAAAGTGATTTCTGTAATCCAGGCACTGGAGAGCAAGCTGAGCGACACAGAGGAACGGCTCAGAGAGATCAAGCTGCACTTACAGCACCAGCAGGAGCACAGCAGCATACAGATCCCCtcacagcatctacagcatcagcaACCTGCGCCTCACCACAGGAGTGCCTCAGGGACTAGTACTTGGAACCCATCTTCCCTTGGGCTGTCACTGAGCAAGAGCTTCACAGAAGACGACGGCGCTAATGCTAATACTAATGCTGACTCAGTGTTCCAGAGAGGCCCAGATGGAGAGGGGGTAACAGGGCAAAGGGGAGGCAAAGGGCCAGTCCCTGATGAACTGGTTTCAGCCTTGGCCCTGGTTCTTAGCAAAATGGCGAGTGCTTTGGAACATCAAAGAGGAGAGTTACAGGGTCGTCTCTCTGAGCTTCGCCAGGACGCCCACAAGCAGAGAAGTGTCCATGGCAACACTAGGGCCGCACACCTCCTCTTTCACATGAACAACCTGGGATCCCCCACCAGCCGTGGAGCTGTGGAGAGTGCAGGAGAAATCAGCAAcgcgtgtgtgagagcagagCTTGCGTATGTCACACACGcgctcctcacagacacactccacgAGGAGCCAGGGAGAGATTCCCTGGAGGATGAATGCTCCTGGGGGGGCACTGGAGGGAAGCCCAGTCCCACAGGGGGCCAAGTTAGCGGGTTATCAGACCTCAGCCCACCAGAGCTCACCCCTTACCAGGGCCTGGAGGATGAGCTGCACCAGGAAGACACTGAGCCCCAGTGCACAGGTGAGGAGGGCCTGGTCGCTGAGCACCATGCTCAGGCCCAAGCGCTGCATCGCCTGTCCCTCCAGCTCCAGACAGAGGAAACCAGGACCACAACAGACTCAACTCTGACCCCAGACGTCCTAAAGGAGGCGCTCCTCCACGGCCAGTTGATCTACGTGGCATGGCGGGCACGTGCAGGTGTGCAGCGGGAGGTGGGCGCCCTGCGCTCACAGTACGAGCGGGTGGTGAGCGAGTGCCAGACAGTCTGTGGCAGCATGGAGACGCTCTTCCAGGAGCAGGCGGAACGCTACGAGGGGCGGCTCCGCGAGGAGAGCCACGCCCTGGACCACGCCCTCTCCCAGctggagaaggagcgagaggggCGCACCGCTGCAGAAAGCAGCGCCCGGCAGAGAGCGGAGGAGGTGCAGAAACTGGAGGTGGAGTTTCGGGAGAAGCTGCAGGAACTCCAGGAAATCCACGAGGAGGAGATGGGATGTCTCCATGGTTACTACGCACAGGCCACGACTCCATCCAGGGCGGGCCAAGAGAACGGTCGCGAGAAGGTGGGGGTGGTGTCCATTGCGGACCTAAAAGAGCGAATCAATGAGCTGGAGGAAGAGGTGAGCAGTCTAAAGGACGaactgagaaacagagaggagaggaggggagactccAAAGCACAAGAGGCTAACCACCAGAGGGATCTGGAGAGCTTAAAG ACAACGTTTGAGTGTGGCATCAGTAGCATGGAAGAGAGTCACCGCAGGGTCCTGGAGGACCTACGGCGGCAGCACCACAGAGAGGTGGAGCGActcaaagaggagagagataatcTCCTGCAGGAGGAGACCAGCGCAACCATATCAG CAATTGAGGCGATGAGGAAAGCTCACGTGGCAGAGCTGGAGAAGACCCAGAGACGCCAGCACAGCAGAGCTAAcacaga tGAGGAGCTGCATTGTCTAGACAGGGAGCTGGAGGTGTTGTCAGAGCAGTACTCTCACAAGTGCCTGGAGAACAGGCAACTCAGCCGAGccatagaggcagagagacaagcACTGAAcatcagtcagagagagaaccaggagCTACAAACCCAAAATCAg GGTCTGAAGAAACGCCTGGCAGCTGAGATCACTCACGTGCGTTCCTATACAAATGGAGAATGCAGAGACACAACTGATACTCACATTAAGGACCTATATCAACTAGAG GTGACACTGCGGGTTAGAGAGGCAGAGATCCAGCACCTGAAACAAGAGATCAGTTCTCTGAAGGATGAGCTGCACGTATCAACCAGG caTTCTGAAGAACTGTACTCTGAACTGAAGGAGTTTAAATCCCAGAAAGACACCAGCAAAGTGCAGGGagactgcctctctgtctctgagagaTTTG ACCTGATGAAATCCAGGAGCTCTCCAGAATTCTGGAAGGAAAGTTCCGGG atgcatacaagAGATGGCCTCTCTCCTGAAGAGAAGATGAAGCTTTTTGAGTCCATGGAGCTCTGA
- the LOC105894944 gene encoding golgin subfamily A member 4 isoform X2, translating into MWHLSPVRTGLVCLCSGVCVAVFVSVSLRRWQESQLGQPKKSNQKKKRKDTQPSQDSGPSCPTETNGAQAANHKASQNSCDRCTRIGASAASSSSACGSSSKTSSSSSSTSRSSSSKASISIGRGKIRSAGKSSSVGGSLGRVTEASVSLSGSEPGVSEQHRGGESEGIIQNPTYEPASTLPQDRTSRLDTRTGIESGYSSLEKAGPDAPPPHQQLLTQSDGCDSAQESQVIGQFERENAGSSSSSSSSPTTWPEDVEKRHVCKKQEPDCSNASSSRFSATRDRRSKSLDRRGSDPTSTPDLINLKKGWMTRLGEDGQWKKHWFVLTDQSLRFYRDSVAEAAADLDGEINMSTCYDVTDFPVQRNFGFQIHTKEGLFTLCAMTSGIRQNWIQVMKKNIRPSINPDVTRKKICLKLSPEKHSCAIPRFVGKRGSVPVAAEKRSHVRERRREGRYKTYDWSEFCLNHLRKEESGATAQSLQDSSSPPIFSPPSSSLSTASSSCSAIAQPISDCTQEGAGVGDETPTNSSPVVDILLPPPTFSLTEPEESERKSGQGLQSDSSHSQRADEERGMLNFDLTEDRKVGMEDEKGDNEWETLQNTPIPSSALLSSSSTSSSSSSLPTSSVQTDSIEREGELQVLRSEMEAERGKGLAQREESQQCEDRLRAELADREQKQKEAESMLQEAESRLRELQSSLERAESALQEREKASGELRSRLEAMAGRLRSSEEAEEQKEQRLKKHLLLLQESQERERRSLGASLELAEQRGQELEERLKRQEAHWAAELQRRSAELEGRRTELDRRCGELAAQLEESDAEVGRLRERLQGEETLYYDLEHNYERVREEMECAKGREQSCEERCRHLLERKECELQEMLVKMAALGNSLEETEQRLKQAQEERRLCVSCCGPTAEPQEPPSNLNTPCPSVLPRAFTGADVRPKVRRGSTVSPSEGTPSAAAGEESDKVISVIQALESKLSDTEERLREIKLHLQHQQEHSSIQIPSQHLQHQQPAPHHRSASGTSTWNPSSLGLSLSKSFTEDDGANANTNADSVFQRGPDGEGVTGQRGGKGPVPDELVSALALVLSKMASALEHQRGELQGRLSELRQDAHKQRSVHGNTRAAHLLFHMNNLGSPTSRGAVESAGEISNACVRAELAYVTHALLTDTLHEEPGRDSLEDECSWGGTGGKPSPTGGQVSGLSDLSPPELTPYQGLEDELHQEDTEPQCTGEEGLVAEHHAQAQALHRLSLQLQTEETRTTTDSTLTPDVLKEALLHGQLIYVAWRARAGVQREVGALRSQYERVVSECQTVCGSMETLFQEQAERYEGRLREESHALDHALSQLEKEREGRTAAESSARQRAEEVQKLEVEFREKLQELQEIHEEEMGCLHGYYAQATTPSRAGQENGREKVGVVSIADLKERINELEEEVSSLKDELRNREERRGDSKAQEANHQRDLESLKTTFECGISSMEESHRRVLEDLRRQHHREVERLKEERDNLLQEETSATISAIEAMRKAHVAELEKTQRRQHSRANTDEELHCLDRELEVLSEQYSHKCLENRQLSRAIEAERQALNISQRENQELQTQNQGLKKRLAAEITHVRSYTNGECRDTTDTHIKDLYQLEVTLRVREAEIQHLKQEISSLKDELHVSTRHSEELYSELKEFKSQKDTSKVQGDCLSVSERFDLMKSRSSPEFWKESSGMHTRDGLSPEEKMKLFESMEL; encoded by the exons ATGTGGCACTTGTCTCCGGTGCGTACTGgacttgtgtgtctctgttctggcgtgtgtgtggctgtgtttgtgtctgtgtcattgaGAAGATGGCAGGAGAGTCAACTTGGTCAACCCAAGAAATCcaatcagaagaagaagaggaaagacacGCAACCCTCACAG GATTCAGGTCCTTCTTGCCCGACTGAAACTAATGGGGCCcaggcagccaatcacaaaGCCAGTCAGAACAGCTGTGATAGATGTACCAGAATTGGTGCCAGTGCCGCTAGCAGCTCTAGTGCTTGTGGGAGCAGCAGTAAAactagcagtagcagcagcagcaccagcaggagcagcagcagcaaagctagcattagcattggcAGAGGTAAGATCAGAAGTGCTGGTAAAAGTAGCAGCGTTGGCGGGAGCCTTGGCAGAGTCACAGAGGCGAGCGTGTCACTGAGCGGCTCAGAGCCTGGAGTATCAGAGCAGcacagagggggggagagtgaggggaTCATCCAGAACCCCACCTACGAGCCCGCCTCCACCCTGCCCCAGGACCGCACCAGCCGTCTGG ACACAAGAACTGGCATAGAGAGTGGTTATTCCTCTTTGGAGAAAGCTGGACCAGATGCACCTCCCCCACACCAGCAACTCCTCACCCAGTCAGATGGCTGTGACTCCGCCCAAGA GTCGCAGGTCATTGGTCAGTTTGAGAGGGAAAATGCtggttcatcttcatcatcttcctcttctcccacCACATGGCCGGAAGATGTTGAGAAACGTCATGTCTGCAAAAAACAG GAACCCGACTGCTCCAATGCCAGTTCCTCACGCTTCTCTGCCACCAGAGACCGACGCTCCAAGTCATTGGACCGCAGAGGGTCAGACCCCACCTCCACA CCTGACCTCATCAATCTCAAGAAAGGCTGGATGACTAGACTGGGTGAAGATGGCCAA TGGAAGAAGCACTGGTTTGTTCTGACCGACCAGAGTCTGCGATTCTACAGAGACTCAGTTGCtgaggcg GCCGCTGACCTGGATGGGGAGATCAACATGTCCACTTGTTATGATGTCACAGACTTTCCTGTGCAAAGGAACTTTGGCTTCCAGATTCAT ACTAAAGAGGGACTGTTTacactctgtgcaatgacatcTGGGATACGGCAGAACTGGATCCAGGTGATGAAGAAGAACATACGCCCTTCCATCAACCCTGATGTAACAAG GAAAAAAATCTGTCTGAAACTTTCCCCAGAGAAACACAG CTGCGCAATACCAAGATTTGTTGGAAAAAGAGGCTCTGTTCCTGTagcagcagagaagaggagccaTGTCCGTGAGCGGCGGAGAGAGGGGCGCTACAAAACCTACGACTGGTCAGAGTTCTGCTTGAACCATCTCAGAAAGGAGGAGTCAGGCGCCACAGCACAAAGTCTTCAagactcctcctctcctcccatcttttcACCTCCCtcgtcctccctctccaccgcctcctcctcatgctccgccatagcccagccaatcagcgACTGCACACAGGAAGGGGCGGGGGTTGGTGACGAGACCCCAACCAATAGCAGCCCAGTAGTGGACATCCTGCTTCCTCCACCAACCTTCAGCCTCACTGAGCCAGAAGAGtctgagaggaagagtggacaGGGTCTCCAGAGTGACAGCTCTCACAGCCAGAGGGCTGATGAGGAGAGGGGAATGCTGAACTTTGACCTCACTGAGGACAGGAAGGTCGGCATGGAGGATGAAAAGGGAGATAATGAGTGGGAGACTTTACAG AACACTCCCATCCCTTCTTCAGCCCTTCTCTCGTCTTCATCcacatcttcttcttcctcctccttgccTACATCCTCTGTGCAGACAGACTCAATAGAGCGTGAGGGCGAGCTTCAGGTCTTGCGCAGCGAGATGGAGGCGGAGCGTGGGAAGGGCCTGGCTCAGAGGGAGGAGTCTCAGCAGTGTGAAGACCGCCTCCGGGCTGAGCTGGCCGACAGAgagcagaaacagaaagaggcgGAGTCTATGCTGCAGGAGGCCGAGTCCCGGCTTCGGGAGCTCCAGTCTTCCTTGGAGAGGGCGGAGTCGGCACTGCAGGAGCGCGAGAAGGCCAGCGGGGAGCTCCGGTCCCGTCTGGAGGCTATGGCGGGGCGCCTGAGGTCCTCGGAGGAAGCGGAGGAGCAGAAGGAGCAGCGTCTGAAGAagcacctgctgctgctgcaggagagcCAGGAGCGCGAGCGCCGCAGCCTGGGCGCCAGCCTGGAGCTGGCCGAGCAGCGGGGGCAGGAACTGGAGGAGCGTCTGAAACGGCAGGAGGCGCACTGGGCCGCTGAGCTGCAGAGGAGGAGCGCCGAGCTGGAGGGGAGGCGCACCGAGCTGGACAGGAGGTGTGGTGAGCTGGCGGCTCAGCTGGAGGAGTCGGACGCGGAGGTTGGGCGCCTGCGTGAGCGTCTGCAGGGTGAGGAGACGCTCTACTACGACCTGGAGCACAACTACGAGCGCGTGCGGGAAGAGATGGAGTGCGCCAAGGGCCGAGAGCAGAGCTGCGAGGAGCGCTGCCGCCACCTGCTGGAGCGGAAGGAGTGTGAACTGCAGGAGATGCTGGTGAAGATGGCGGCGCTGGGGAACAGCCTGGAAGAGACGGAGCAGCGGCTGAAGCaggcacaggaggagaggcGCCTCTGCGTATCTTGCTGCGGGCCCACTGCAGAACCGCAGGAGCCCCCCTCAAACCTCAACACTCCCTGCCCGTCTGTGCTGCCACGCGCCTTCACAGGGGCCGATGTCAGGCCGAAGGTGAGGAGAGGTAGCACAGTGTCACCTTCTGAGGGCACGCCATCGGCAGCAGCGGGAGAGGAGTCGGACAAAGTGATTTCTGTAATCCAGGCACTGGAGAGCAAGCTGAGCGACACAGAGGAACGGCTCAGAGAGATCAAGCTGCACTTACAGCACCAGCAGGAGCACAGCAGCATACAGATCCCCtcacagcatctacagcatcagcaACCTGCGCCTCACCACAGGAGTGCCTCAGGGACTAGTACTTGGAACCCATCTTCCCTTGGGCTGTCACTGAGCAAGAGCTTCACAGAAGACGACGGCGCTAATGCTAATACTAATGCTGACTCAGTGTTCCAGAGAGGCCCAGATGGAGAGGGGGTAACAGGGCAAAGGGGAGGCAAAGGGCCAGTCCCTGATGAACTGGTTTCAGCCTTGGCCCTGGTTCTTAGCAAAATGGCGAGTGCTTTGGAACATCAAAGAGGAGAGTTACAGGGTCGTCTCTCTGAGCTTCGCCAGGACGCCCACAAGCAGAGAAGTGTCCATGGCAACACTAGGGCCGCACACCTCCTCTTTCACATGAACAACCTGGGATCCCCCACCAGCCGTGGAGCTGTGGAGAGTGCAGGAGAAATCAGCAAcgcgtgtgtgagagcagagCTTGCGTATGTCACACACGcgctcctcacagacacactccacgAGGAGCCAGGGAGAGATTCCCTGGAGGATGAATGCTCCTGGGGGGGCACTGGAGGGAAGCCCAGTCCCACAGGGGGCCAAGTTAGCGGGTTATCAGACCTCAGCCCACCAGAGCTCACCCCTTACCAGGGCCTGGAGGATGAGCTGCACCAGGAAGACACTGAGCCCCAGTGCACAGGTGAGGAGGGCCTGGTCGCTGAGCACCATGCTCAGGCCCAAGCGCTGCATCGCCTGTCCCTCCAGCTCCAGACAGAGGAAACCAGGACCACAACAGACTCAACTCTGACCCCAGACGTCCTAAAGGAGGCGCTCCTCCACGGCCAGTTGATCTACGTGGCATGGCGGGCACGTGCAGGTGTGCAGCGGGAGGTGGGCGCCCTGCGCTCACAGTACGAGCGGGTGGTGAGCGAGTGCCAGACAGTCTGTGGCAGCATGGAGACGCTCTTCCAGGAGCAGGCGGAACGCTACGAGGGGCGGCTCCGCGAGGAGAGCCACGCCCTGGACCACGCCCTCTCCCAGctggagaaggagcgagaggggCGCACCGCTGCAGAAAGCAGCGCCCGGCAGAGAGCGGAGGAGGTGCAGAAACTGGAGGTGGAGTTTCGGGAGAAGCTGCAGGAACTCCAGGAAATCCACGAGGAGGAGATGGGATGTCTCCATGGTTACTACGCACAGGCCACGACTCCATCCAGGGCGGGCCAAGAGAACGGTCGCGAGAAGGTGGGGGTGGTGTCCATTGCGGACCTAAAAGAGCGAATCAATGAGCTGGAGGAAGAGGTGAGCAGTCTAAAGGACGaactgagaaacagagaggagaggaggggagactccAAAGCACAAGAGGCTAACCACCAGAGGGATCTGGAGAGCTTAAAG ACAACGTTTGAGTGTGGCATCAGTAGCATGGAAGAGAGTCACCGCAGGGTCCTGGAGGACCTACGGCGGCAGCACCACAGAGAGGTGGAGCGActcaaagaggagagagataatcTCCTGCAGGAGGAGACCAGCGCAACCATATCAG CAATTGAGGCGATGAGGAAAGCTCACGTGGCAGAGCTGGAGAAGACCCAGAGACGCCAGCACAGCAGAGCTAAcacaga tGAGGAGCTGCATTGTCTAGACAGGGAGCTGGAGGTGTTGTCAGAGCAGTACTCTCACAAGTGCCTGGAGAACAGGCAACTCAGCCGAGccatagaggcagagagacaagcACTGAAcatcagtcagagagagaaccaggagCTACAAACCCAAAATCAg GGTCTGAAGAAACGCCTGGCAGCTGAGATCACTCACGTGCGTTCCTATACAAATGGAGAATGCAGAGACACAACTGATACTCACATTAAGGACCTATATCAACTAGAG GTGACACTGCGGGTTAGAGAGGCAGAGATCCAGCACCTGAAACAAGAGATCAGTTCTCTGAAGGATGAGCTGCACGTATCAACCAGG caTTCTGAAGAACTGTACTCTGAACTGAAGGAGTTTAAATCCCAGAAAGACACCAGCAAAGTGCAGGGagactgcctctctgtctctgagagaTTTG ACCTGATGAAATCCAGGAGCTCTCCAGAATTCTGGAAGGAAAGTTCCGGG atgcatacaagAGATGGCCTCTCTCCTGAAGAGAAGATGAAGCTTTTTGAGTCCATGGAGCTCTGA